The Pseudopipra pipra isolate bDixPip1 chromosome 6, bDixPip1.hap1, whole genome shotgun sequence genome includes a region encoding these proteins:
- the SVIP gene encoding small VCP/p97-interacting protein, with amino-acid sequence MGQCLPCLGGAAKDVVETPDPEIKRRQLAEAAEKRQMEASSRGIKNAYSVEQKKKKQEEIEKRMAASRPGGEGGLRWQVG; translated from the exons ATGgggcagtgcctgccctgcctggggggcGCCGCCAAGGACGTGGTGGAGACGCCCGACCCG gaaataaaaagaagacaGCTGGCAGAAGCTGCTGAAAAGAGGCAGATGGAG GCTTCCTCTCGAGGTATTAAGAATGCTTACTCTGtagagcagaagaaaaagaaacaggaagaaatagaaaaaagaatgGCAGCTTCACGtcctggaggagaaggagggctGAGA TGGCAGGTGGGATAA